atgaagtggtctgggtgccaggtccagctaggtttaaccatttttgctgtaaacatagcagtttcagagacactgctatgtttacctatgggttaatccagcctctagtggctgcctcattgacagccgctagaggcgcttccgcgcttctcactgtgattttcacagtgagaagacgccagcgtccataggaaagcattgagaatgctttcctatgagactggctaaatgcgcgcgcggctcttgccgctcatgcgcattcagccagggacgtcagaagagggaggagaatcccagcgccgaggaagcccagcgctggaaaaaaggttagggattaaccccttcctcccccttcagcgccatgggagtgggaccctgagggtgggggcacatgtgtgttttcctggcactatagtggtcctttaatcattcTCACCATTCATGGTACATGACCTGAACTAACCACATATACTGGTATAATGAGAAAGGTTGCTAGGGAGGCACAGACAGCACTTAGAATGCTGTGGAATTCCTGCTGAGAGTGATGACAGTTGAAGTGCACAGCTGAGGATCCCATTCATCCATACTATAATTTTAGAGTGTGAGTTACACCAATATACACTTCCACATTATGATCACTCTCCCCACTTCAGTGATGGGAGTTACAGTGCATCAGATCATTAAATGTAGTACTTATATAAACATCTCTGAAATGACTCTGTTCTAGAATTTGTGTGCCCTCGGAGTAACCCAAATAACACAATCTCAAAATCCCCATTTTATCTGCACTGTTTAATTGACACCTAGTTGTCTGGTAAAGTTCTAAAGAAACTACCCATCAACTCGAAGTTAAaaacaataattattattataattattttattgtttacatagcgccagcaaattccgtagcgctgtacaaaggatAATTGAGCTCAGAGAATAATAACTGTAGTTGCGGGGATAGTGTGAGGATGCATTGATGCTGTCGTTATCCAATCATAATCAGGCGTCCTCAGACTTCCTGCTTCCCTTGGAAATGAAGTCTTTCTGCCTGATGCTACACACAGAATTGCGAATGACACTGAGCAGTTCAGATCGCCCAGGGTTCTCCATATCTCCATAATCCCAAACATTCATCTGACTCAGACATGTCATGCCAGAGAGAGTCCAGCCCTCTACCTTGGAGTCTGGCACACGGGCGTGTGGCTGTGTTGACTGAAACGTCTAAATGAGGTTGATAAATGGTGTAATTGCGTGTATTAGAGGAGGCAGCTAGAGGGATTGGGTGCAGCAATTCTTGCCCAAATGACGAGTGGACAGGGGCCAGATGGAAGGGGAGGTCCCTTTACTGCTCTACTTTTCTGAGATGAATTCAGGGGGGTCCACAGAAGAAggagagaattaaaaaaagaggaGAGAAAGGCAAGATTTGGAAACCTGATAGGTGGTCGAGTTTTGTTTGGCTGATCTGACTTCTACGCAGACCACCAATTCCTCCTCCTCTTATAGGGTCAGTACAGAGAATGAGAGAGATGGCCACCGGCTGCAGGGCATCCGTGAAGCAGCGCGACCAGTAACCGGGACTGTCACGGCCAGAGTTGCTGAGCTATTTTCCTCCAGATAAAGACCGTCCATAGTTTGCAGGGACCTTGGCTGTTCGCACAACCCGTTCGCTTAAGGGAAGTTATGCAGACATCTGAGCCCTCGGATTTCAGAAGCAGCTTCCTGAGCTGATAGTGCCACTCAGCGTCTCGCAGCCTTGGACTTGATCTCCAGGGGATTTCATGTCCTCCGGCGTCTGCCAGAGGTGGATAGAACTGTGAAAAGAACGTCTCCTAGAGCTGAATAGAACTTTTGCCAGAGGTCACCCAGTttactagaagttctgttttggacagtttTGGATCCAaactacacagtgtgtgtgtacagttaTCTGCCTgtgtgcatgattgtgtgtgtgtgtgtgtgtgtgtgtgtgtgtatgtgtgtgggaaagtgtgtgtgtgtgtgtgtgaaagtgtttACGTGCTCTGCTGAGTGAGTGTGTGGAGTGCTGGGCTTCCTGATGACCACGGAGAATCCCAGCCAGCATTTAGATCCTCCAGCTCCTCTCAGAACTAGCCCCACCACGGGGGCTCTGCAGTCTGCATTGATGAGCCAGCCACAGCCTTCAGCCATGGAGACCTCCTCCTCTTCATCTTCCTCGTCTTCCAAGAGCAAGAAGCCAAACTCAGGGCTCAGGCGACCAGAGAAGCCTCCTTACTCCTACATCGCCCTCATAGTCATGGCCATCCAAAGCTCCCCAACTAAAAGACTAACTCTCAGCGAGATCTATCAGTTCTTGCAAGCCAGGTTCCCCTTCTTCAGAGGATCGTACCAGGGCTGGAAAAACTCTGTGAGACACAACCTCTCATTGAACGAATGTTTCATTAAACTGCCCAAAGGGCTGGGGAGACCAGGAAAGGGCCACTACTGGACTATTGACCCTGCCAGCGAGTTTATGTTTGAGGAAGGGTCTTTCCGCCGCAGACCTAGAGGTTTCAGACGAAAATGTCAAGCCCTGAAACCCATGTACAGGATGATGAATGGCATAGGATTTAGTACTTCCATTCTGCCCCAAGGCTTTGATTTTCAGGCCCCACCTGCTTCCCTTGCCTGCCACAGTAATGGCTACAACTTAGATATGATGACAAACTCTATGGCTGGTGCCTACGATGGCTTGGGTGGAGGTCACCATGTCCCCCACATGTCCCCTAACCCAGGATCTACATACATGGCGAGCTGTCCTGTGTCGTCCAGTGGTGACTATGGCCCTGACAGCAGCAGCAGTCCTGTGCCCTCCTCTCCTGCCATGGCCAGTGCCATGGAGTGCCATTCTCCTTACACCAGCCCTACAGCCCACTGGGCATCATCAGGAGCCTCTTCTTACCTAAAGCAGCAAGCCATGCCACCCAGTAACGCTGCCTCCGCAGGGATCCACTCGGGCATGTCTTCATACTCTTTGGAACAAAGTTACCTCCATCAAAATAGTCGAGATGACCTCTCAGGTAATTAGAGAAAATACATCTGGGCAAACTGAAAGACCACTTGTGTACTTTTGCCATATTTGCAGTGGTAcatgttattgtatttttatttctgtgcatgtgactaaattatatatacaaatttacaatatatatacacatatatataccatgtgtctatgtatgtgggttTTTACACAAACACAGATCAATAAAATAGATCAATATGGATCTATTCACTAAGCAGCGAGCTGTGATAAAATATCCCCGAGTTTGCGATTTTCTTGGCCATTTTAACAGACATTTAAAAACGTGTTTTCAAGTCCAAGCAAATCGCTGTTCAGTAAATACTCCCCTGATTGTCCAGAAGTAGAATGCCACTTGGATGAATCTCCATTAAGACAATGTCTGTAGTAGTCTTTTTACACAAACCCCTAAAACAGTAAAACCCTGTTCAACAAGTAATACGAATGCATTTAGCATGTCTGGTATTAGCCCTCCCTTGAGAATAGAGTTTAAGTTAATAGAATGTGAATTCTGTCACTTGTCCTGCATATCGACAGTATTATATCTATTCCCTCTAGAGTGTCACATTATGTTATTAGCCAATTATTCCAAGCTCATTATACACTAGCTGGGCTGGGAAAGGGCTccctatttattaaattaatggaATATGGGTTTGTGAGGTTGAGTGACTGCGAACA
The nucleotide sequence above comes from Pelobates fuscus isolate aPelFus1 chromosome 4, aPelFus1.pri, whole genome shotgun sequence. Encoded proteins:
- the FOXF2 gene encoding forkhead box protein F2, encoding MTTENPSQHLDPPAPLRTSPTTGALQSALMSQPQPSAMETSSSSSSSSSKSKKPNSGLRRPEKPPYSYIALIVMAIQSSPTKRLTLSEIYQFLQARFPFFRGSYQGWKNSVRHNLSLNECFIKLPKGLGRPGKGHYWTIDPASEFMFEEGSFRRRPRGFRRKCQALKPMYRMMNGIGFSTSILPQGFDFQAPPASLACHSNGYNLDMMTNSMAGAYDGLGGGHHVPHMSPNPGSTYMASCPVSSSGDYGPDSSSSPVPSSPAMASAMECHSPYTSPTAHWASSGASSYLKQQAMPPSNAASAGIHSGMSSYSLEQSYLHQNSRDDLSGLPRYQHHSSPVCDRKDFVLNFNGISSFHPSASGSYYHHHHHQSVCQDIKPCVM